A genomic region of Cannabis sativa cultivar Pink pepper isolate KNU-18-1 chromosome 1, ASM2916894v1, whole genome shotgun sequence contains the following coding sequences:
- the LOC115706145 gene encoding pleckstrin homology domain-containing protein 1, which translates to MASLWRAAMGQWENQPEDYGGVEFWSDPERTGWLTKQGEYIKTWRRRWFVLKQGKLFWFKESTITRASKPRGIIPVASCLTVKGAEDVLNKQNAFELSTRTDTMYFIADSEKEKEDWINSIGRSIVQHSRSVTDSEVVDYDNKK; encoded by the coding sequence ATGGCGAGCCTCTGGCGGGCCGCAATGGGACAATGGGAAAATCAGCCTGAAGACTACGGCGGCGTCGAGTTCTGGTCCGACCCGGAGCGGACTGGCTGGCTAACCAAGCAAGGCGAGTACATCAAGACCTGGCGACGCCGCTGGTTCGTGCTCAAGCAAGGGAAGCTCTTCTGGTTCAAGGAATCTACCATCACCCGCGCCTCCAAGCCACGTGGCATCATCCCAGTGGCCTCCTGTCTCACCGTCAAAGGAGCCGAAGACGTTCTCAACAAGCAAAACGCCTTCGAGCTCTCTACCAGGACTGACACCATGTACTTCATCGCCGATTCTGAGAAGGAGAAGGAGGACTGGATCAATTCCATCGGACGATCTATAGTTCAGCACTCGCGATCAGTCACTGATTCTGAAGTCGTTGATTACGATAACAAGAAATGA